One segment of Pseudodesulfovibrio sp. 5S69 DNA contains the following:
- a CDS encoding cytochrome ubiquinol oxidase subunit I has product MDVLMLSRLQFAAATMFHFIFVPLTLGLSILIACMETAYVRTGNEVYKKMAKFWGKLFLVNFALGVVTGITLEFQFGTNWSRYSMYVGDIFGSLLAIEATAAFFLESTFIGVWHFGWDKLSPKAHAITAWLVAGASNLSAIWILIANGFMQNPVGYVLRNGRAELTDFWAVITNKYAWLEFFHVVPASLLLAGFFIVGISAWHLLRKSNTEFFRKSFNLGISVALVFALFTAAEGHIHGNNLSDTQPAKLAAMESHWETQRNAPMYLLVIPGENGNHLQALPLPGMLSFLAYNDFNAEVKGLSDFPAADRPPVVISFLSFRLMVGLGTLFILLAGFGFLVRNKIDRYPRLLKVLPFCIPLPYFALWAGWTLTEVGRQPWIVYGLMRTSDAVSPVGAGEVGFTLVLMTLLYALLGAVGIWLMVKLAKKGPEDNTPIQA; this is encoded by the coding sequence ATGGATGTGCTGATGCTTTCCCGGCTGCAATTCGCCGCAGCCACCATGTTCCACTTCATTTTCGTGCCGCTGACGCTGGGGTTGTCGATCCTCATCGCGTGCATGGAAACGGCCTACGTACGCACCGGCAACGAGGTGTACAAGAAAATGGCCAAGTTCTGGGGTAAACTGTTCCTGGTGAACTTCGCCCTCGGCGTGGTCACCGGCATCACCCTGGAGTTCCAGTTCGGCACCAACTGGTCCCGGTACTCCATGTACGTGGGCGACATCTTCGGTTCGCTCCTGGCCATCGAGGCCACGGCGGCCTTTTTCCTGGAATCCACCTTCATCGGCGTCTGGCACTTCGGCTGGGACAAGCTCTCGCCCAAGGCCCACGCCATCACCGCCTGGCTGGTGGCCGGCGCCTCCAACCTGTCGGCCATCTGGATTCTCATCGCCAACGGCTTCATGCAGAATCCCGTGGGCTACGTCCTGCGCAACGGCCGGGCCGAGCTGACCGACTTCTGGGCGGTCATCACCAACAAGTACGCCTGGCTCGAATTCTTCCACGTGGTCCCGGCCTCCCTGCTCCTGGCCGGGTTCTTCATCGTCGGCATCTCGGCGTGGCACCTGCTGCGCAAGAGCAACACCGAGTTCTTCCGGAAATCCTTCAACCTGGGCATCTCCGTGGCCTTGGTCTTCGCCCTGTTCACCGCGGCCGAGGGCCATATCCACGGCAACAACCTGTCCGACACCCAGCCCGCCAAGCTGGCGGCCATGGAATCCCACTGGGAAACCCAGAGAAACGCTCCCATGTATCTCCTGGTCATTCCGGGCGAGAACGGCAACCACCTCCAGGCCCTGCCCCTGCCGGGCATGCTGAGCTTCCTGGCCTACAACGACTTCAACGCCGAAGTGAAAGGGCTGAGCGACTTCCCCGCAGCGGACCGCCCGCCCGTGGTCATTTCCTTCCTCTCCTTCCGGCTGATGGTCGGCCTAGGCACCCTGTTCATCCTGCTCGCCGGCTTCGGCTTTCTGGTGCGCAACAAGATCGACAGATACCCTCGCCTCCTCAAGGTGCTGCCCTTCTGTATCCCGCTGCCCTACTTCGCGTTGTGGGCGGGCTGGACGCTGACCGAAGTGGGTCGCCAGCCGTGGATCGTCTACGGGCTCATGCGCACCTCGGACGCGGTCTCCCCGGTGGGAGCCGGTGAGGTGGGCTTCACCCTGGTGCTGATGACCCTGCTCTACGCCCTGCTCGGCGCCGTCGGCATCTGGCTGATGGTCAAGCTGGCCAAGAAGGGTCCCGAGGACAACACGCCCATCCAGGCCTAA
- the cydB gene encoding cytochrome d ubiquinol oxidase subunit II — MTTLMETGSLHYYLAMIWFILWGVLWAVYFILDGFDLGVGTLLPFLARSETDKRAILNATGPFWDGNEVWLIAAGGVTFAAFPYAYAQMFSGLYLALMLLLFTLIVRGVSFEFRSKVESAAWKKVWDTAHAVCSFLPALLLGVAFGNIFQGIPLDETGFSQAGLFGLLNPYGIAGGILFVTIFMMHGALWLCIRTTGELKARAESVATKLWPGVVVLTVLFLAYTAMSTQLFANYMVYPILFVILLLPVAGLVLMRTYLGAGKYWMAWAASGLYIGGTALFGVVGIFPAIIPSNPNPANSLTIMNSASSALTLEIMLVVAVIFVPLVIGYQSWVYKRFATAMSEDDLQY, encoded by the coding sequence ATGACTACTTTGATGGAAACCGGTTCGCTGCACTACTACCTGGCGATGATTTGGTTCATCCTCTGGGGCGTGCTCTGGGCCGTCTACTTCATCCTCGACGGCTTCGACCTGGGCGTGGGCACCCTGCTGCCCTTCCTGGCCCGGTCCGAGACCGACAAACGGGCCATCCTCAACGCCACCGGTCCCTTCTGGGACGGCAACGAGGTCTGGCTCATCGCGGCCGGCGGCGTGACCTTCGCCGCCTTCCCCTACGCCTACGCGCAGATGTTCAGCGGCCTGTACCTGGCGCTCATGCTGCTCCTGTTCACCCTGATCGTGCGCGGCGTGTCCTTCGAGTTCCGCTCCAAGGTGGAGAGCGCGGCCTGGAAAAAGGTCTGGGACACCGCCCACGCGGTCTGTTCGTTCCTGCCCGCCCTGCTGCTGGGCGTGGCCTTCGGCAACATCTTCCAGGGCATCCCCCTGGACGAGACCGGGTTCTCCCAGGCCGGACTGTTCGGTCTGCTCAACCCCTACGGTATCGCGGGCGGCATCCTGTTCGTGACCATCTTCATGATGCACGGGGCCCTGTGGCTGTGCATCCGGACCACCGGCGAGCTCAAGGCGCGGGCCGAGAGCGTGGCCACCAAGCTGTGGCCCGGCGTGGTCGTCCTGACCGTGCTGTTCCTGGCCTACACCGCCATGTCCACGCAGTTGTTCGCCAACTACATGGTCTACCCGATCCTGTTCGTCATCCTGCTCCTGCCCGTGGCCGGGCTGGTGCTCATGCGCACCTACCTCGGCGCCGGCAAGTACTGGATGGCCTGGGCCGCCAGCGGCCTGTACATCGGCGGCACGGCCCTGTTCGGCGTGGTCGGGATCTTCCCGGCGATCATCCCGTCCAACCCCAATCCGGCCAACAGCCTGACCATCATGAACTCCGCGTCGAGCGCCCTGACGCTGGAGATCATGCTCGTGGTGGCCGTGATCTTCGTGCCCCTGGTCATCGGCTACCAGTCCTGGGTCTACAAGCGGTTCGCCACGGCCATGAGCGAGGACGACCTGCAATACTAG
- a CDS encoding TRAP transporter small permease subunit encodes MAILLGLVRSIDRLNDWVGKLAGYISLLMVVVVTTDVIMRYAFDTTFVAVQELEWHLFGAMFLLGAGYTLLKDEHVRVDVIYQRLSRKARAWINFLGVLFFLLPGCFLVLATSWKFFSMSLAIHEGSPDPGGLPARYVLKAFILIGFVLVALQGVSMGIKAFLEIIGRPYEPAPGTTEKAVPAKGEGA; translated from the coding sequence ATGGCAATTCTGCTCGGCTTAGTGCGAAGCATCGACCGGCTCAACGATTGGGTCGGCAAACTGGCGGGGTACATCTCCCTGCTTATGGTCGTGGTGGTGACCACGGACGTGATCATGCGATACGCGTTCGATACCACCTTCGTGGCGGTTCAGGAACTGGAATGGCACCTGTTCGGAGCCATGTTCCTGCTCGGCGCAGGCTACACCCTGCTCAAGGACGAACACGTGCGCGTGGACGTCATCTACCAACGCCTCAGCCGCAAGGCCCGGGCCTGGATCAATTTTCTCGGCGTGCTCTTCTTCCTGCTGCCCGGCTGCTTCCTGGTGCTGGCCACCTCCTGGAAGTTCTTCAGCATGTCCCTGGCCATTCACGAGGGGTCGCCCGATCCCGGCGGGCTCCCGGCCCGCTACGTGCTCAAGGCCTTCATCCTCATCGGCTTCGTCCTGGTCGCCCTGCAGGGCGTGTCCATGGGCATCAAGGCCTTTCTGGAGATCATCGGCAGGCCGTACGAACCGGCTCCCGGCACCACGGAAAAGGCCGTTCCGGCCAAAGGGGAGGGTGCCTAG
- a CDS encoding TRAP transporter large permease, with the protein MMEALPLIMFGVLTLLLMIGFPVAFTLLGTSLVFGIIRFGWDFFNLLPMRIWGTMTNQTLLAVPLFIFMGVMLERSGLAEDLLETMALLFGRMCGGLAVSVVIVGMLLGASTGIVGATVVTMGLISLPTMLRRGYQTELATGVISASGTLGQIIPPSIVLVLLGDIIGVSVGDLFMGAVIPGMLLVGLYCLYIIVYSHFNKTCAPTIPDEEWNEILAAGLWKRVFKALVPPLLLMTCVLGSIFAGVASPTEAAAVGASGAMLLSMVNRRFTFERLRETMMTTTVLTSMVFIILVGASAFGLVFRGLGGDHVIRDYITHLAFGKWTVMLIVMTIIFVIGFFLDFIEITFIHIPVLAPIMHDFGFNPLWFAILFAINLQTSFMTPPFGFSLFFLKGVAPPYVRTGQIYKGIIPFVLLQLFGMGLVIIFPELATWLPSVVFGD; encoded by the coding sequence ATGATGGAAGCGCTCCCCCTGATCATGTTCGGGGTCCTGACCCTGCTCCTGATGATCGGCTTTCCCGTGGCCTTCACCCTGCTCGGCACCTCCCTGGTCTTCGGCATCATCCGCTTCGGCTGGGACTTCTTCAACCTGCTGCCCATGCGCATCTGGGGCACCATGACCAACCAGACCCTGTTGGCCGTGCCCCTGTTCATCTTCATGGGCGTCATGCTCGAACGATCAGGACTGGCCGAAGACCTGCTCGAGACCATGGCCCTGCTCTTCGGGCGCATGTGCGGCGGCTTGGCCGTGTCCGTGGTCATCGTGGGCATGCTGCTCGGCGCGTCCACCGGTATCGTCGGAGCCACCGTGGTGACCATGGGACTCATCTCCCTGCCGACCATGCTCCGGCGCGGCTACCAGACCGAACTGGCCACGGGCGTGATCTCGGCCTCGGGCACGCTCGGGCAGATCATCCCGCCGTCCATCGTGCTCGTGCTGCTCGGCGACATCATCGGCGTGTCCGTGGGCGACCTGTTCATGGGTGCGGTCATCCCGGGCATGCTTCTGGTCGGCCTGTACTGCCTCTACATCATCGTCTACTCGCACTTCAACAAGACCTGCGCCCCGACCATTCCGGATGAGGAATGGAACGAGATCCTGGCCGCCGGGCTGTGGAAGCGGGTCTTCAAGGCCCTGGTGCCCCCGCTGCTGCTCATGACCTGCGTGCTCGGCTCCATCTTCGCGGGCGTGGCCTCGCCCACCGAGGCGGCTGCCGTGGGCGCGTCCGGCGCGATGCTCCTGTCCATGGTCAACCGGCGGTTCACCTTCGAGCGCCTGCGCGAGACCATGATGACCACCACGGTGCTGACCTCCATGGTCTTCATCATCCTGGTGGGCGCGAGCGCCTTCGGCCTGGTCTTCCGAGGGCTGGGCGGCGACCACGTCATCCGCGACTACATCACCCACCTGGCCTTCGGGAAATGGACCGTGATGCTCATCGTCATGACGATCATCTTCGTCATCGGCTTCTTCCTGGACTTCATCGAGATCACCTTCATCCACATCCCGGTGCTGGCCCCGATCATGCACGATTTCGGCTTCAACCCCCTGTGGTTCGCCATCCTGTTCGCCATCAACCTGCAGACCTCGTTCATGACCCCGCCGTTCGGCTTCTCGCTCTTCTTCCTCAAGGGCGTGGCCCCGCCGTACGTGCGCACCGGGCAGATATACAAGGGCATCATCCCCTTTGTCCTGCTCCAGCTCTTCGGCATGGGCCTGGTCATCATCTTCCCCGAATTGGCCACATGGCTCCCTTCAGTGGTCTTCGGCGACTAA
- the bioA gene encoding adenosylmethionine--8-amino-7-oxononanoate transaminase, translating into MNGYFITGTDTDVGKTLATAALLRALLDAGHRAVALKPVQTGCPERDGRLMAEDPAVYARFAEPYFPDGYPEACCRKFIPACSPHLAAAMAGETLDVDELAAGLEALARGYGAVLVEGAGGCAVPLGNGRTMLDLMQRLDLPVIVVADNRLGAVNHALMTVEILRGRGLDVAGVIMTNTTAPSGKDEALRRDNVMAIAELGGAPILADIPYTPGAPVAEITAHAARALDCLPRPRPVDEGLDFDRDHIWHPYTSALAPLPVNKVRSAHGARIVLDDGRELVDGMASWWCAIHGYARPELLRAARAQLGRMPHVMFGGLTHDPAIGLCRDLLDMAPDSLEHVFLADSGSVSVEAAIKMALQYMQAKGQTGRTRLFTVRGGYHGDTCGAMSVCDPDNGMHHLFSGLLPQQIFAPVPDCPFHEPFDPECFRETERLFRERQSEIAAVIVEPIVQGAGGMRFYHPEYLRRLRTLADEHGVLLILDEIATGFGRTGKLFACEWSGVTPDILCVGKALTGGTMTLAAVLATGNVARTISSGGGVFMHGPTFMGNPLACAVARASLGILKKTDWQARVRAVEERLAESFGPCRELPGVADVRVLGAIGVVEMENPVNVPGLQAFFVDHGVWLRPFGRLIYAMPPYIINRDETARLGAAVHDAITARAHL; encoded by the coding sequence ATGAACGGATACTTCATCACCGGCACCGACACCGACGTCGGCAAAACACTGGCCACCGCCGCCCTGCTGCGGGCGCTGCTGGACGCCGGACACCGGGCCGTGGCCCTGAAGCCGGTCCAGACGGGCTGCCCCGAGCGGGACGGACGCCTCATGGCCGAAGACCCGGCGGTCTACGCCCGGTTCGCCGAACCGTACTTCCCGGACGGCTACCCCGAGGCGTGCTGCCGCAAGTTCATCCCGGCCTGCTCCCCGCACCTGGCCGCCGCCATGGCCGGTGAAACCCTGGATGTCGACGAACTCGCCGCCGGGCTCGAAGCCCTGGCCCGCGGCTACGGCGCCGTGCTCGTGGAGGGAGCGGGCGGCTGCGCCGTGCCGTTGGGGAACGGGCGGACCATGCTCGACCTGATGCAACGGCTCGACCTGCCGGTCATCGTGGTCGCGGACAACAGGCTGGGCGCGGTCAACCATGCGCTCATGACCGTGGAGATTCTCCGCGGACGCGGCCTGGACGTGGCCGGCGTGATCATGACCAACACCACGGCCCCGTCCGGCAAAGACGAGGCACTGCGCCGGGACAACGTCATGGCCATCGCCGAGCTGGGCGGCGCGCCCATCCTGGCCGACATCCCCTACACCCCCGGCGCTCCCGTGGCCGAAATCACGGCCCACGCGGCCCGCGCCCTGGACTGCCTGCCCCGCCCCCGGCCCGTGGACGAAGGACTCGATTTCGACCGGGACCACATCTGGCATCCCTACACCTCGGCCCTGGCCCCCCTGCCCGTGAACAAGGTCCGCAGCGCACACGGCGCGCGCATTGTCCTGGACGACGGCCGCGAGCTGGTCGACGGCATGGCCTCCTGGTGGTGCGCCATCCACGGCTACGCCCGCCCGGAGCTGCTACGGGCCGCCCGCGCCCAACTGGGCCGCATGCCCCACGTCATGTTCGGCGGGCTGACCCACGACCCGGCCATCGGGTTGTGCCGCGACCTCCTGGACATGGCCCCGGACAGCCTGGAACACGTCTTTCTGGCCGATTCCGGCTCGGTGAGCGTGGAGGCGGCCATCAAGATGGCGCTCCAATACATGCAGGCCAAGGGACAGACCGGACGCACCAGGCTGTTCACCGTGCGCGGCGGGTACCATGGCGATACCTGCGGGGCCATGTCCGTGTGCGACCCGGACAACGGCATGCACCACCTTTTTTCCGGACTCCTGCCCCAACAGATTTTCGCGCCCGTGCCGGACTGCCCGTTCCACGAGCCGTTCGACCCCGAGTGCTTTCGGGAGACGGAACGCCTCTTCCGCGAACGGCAGTCCGAGATCGCGGCCGTCATCGTGGAGCCCATCGTCCAGGGGGCGGGCGGCATGCGCTTCTACCACCCGGAATACCTGCGCCGGTTGCGCACCCTGGCCGACGAGCACGGGGTGCTGCTCATCCTGGACGAGATCGCCACCGGGTTCGGCCGGACCGGCAAATTGTTCGCCTGCGAGTGGAGCGGCGTGACCCCGGACATCCTGTGCGTGGGCAAGGCCCTGACCGGCGGGACCATGACCCTGGCCGCCGTACTGGCCACCGGGAACGTGGCCCGGACCATTTCGTCGGGCGGCGGCGTGTTCATGCACGGCCCGACCTTCATGGGCAACCCCCTGGCCTGCGCCGTGGCCCGGGCCAGCCTGGGCATACTCAAAAAAACGGACTGGCAGGCACGGGTCCGCGCCGTGGAAGAGCGGCTTGCGGAAAGCTTCGGCCCGTGCCGCGAGCTGCCGGGCGTGGCCGACGTCCGGGTCCTCGGGGCCATCGGCGTGGTCGAGATGGAAAACCCGGTCAACGTGCCGGGTCTGCAAGCATTTTTCGTGGACCACGGCGTGTGGCTGCGGCCCTTCGGCAGACTGATCTACGCCATGCCGCCGTACATCATCAACCGGGACGAGACGGCCCGCCTGGGCGCGGCCGTGCACGACGCCATCACGGCCCGCGCCCACCTGTAA
- a CDS encoding sodium:solute symporter family protein, whose product MTLLALYFALFIGMGIYEYAKRKDFEDFAVAGRHRGAGVVGVSIVASCVGASATIGMTGLAFSAGTPAFWWLGSGTAGLLVLGSLLAVKVRRSGVCTLPDMAEKFISPATRRLTALIIVPAWASILAAQYIAAAKAATALSGMDHSTALVACAAAITAYTLLGGQNSIMKSDVVQYGLVAAGLGLALYYTATASPISLDAVDLQWTNEVFPLSKWTYFMLIVGGSYVVCPMLFGRLFSARTERQAKRGALFGSLGIALSAVLIVCIGLYARGLAPAGTDADSILTQVVPSVMPAWAGTALLFALLSAIVSSADSCLITAATILEHDLIGGKSTARCRLLMLGIGLGALVVAKSGGTILSLLLAANDIYVCGVVAPMFVAILAWGKRAINPRTMLLAMLAGGTLGIAAAWTGLKLFSFAGVGISLALSAAALLPQQTPAKAEGA is encoded by the coding sequence ATGACCCTGCTCGCCCTCTACTTCGCCCTGTTCATCGGGATGGGCATATACGAATACGCCAAGCGCAAGGACTTCGAGGACTTCGCGGTGGCCGGACGGCATCGCGGCGCGGGCGTGGTCGGGGTGTCCATCGTGGCCTCCTGCGTGGGCGCGTCGGCGACCATCGGCATGACCGGCCTGGCATTTTCCGCCGGAACGCCCGCCTTCTGGTGGCTCGGCTCGGGCACGGCCGGGCTGCTCGTGCTCGGCTCCCTGCTGGCGGTCAAGGTGCGCCGGAGCGGGGTCTGCACCCTGCCCGACATGGCCGAGAAGTTCATCTCGCCCGCCACGCGCAGGCTGACCGCCCTGATCATCGTCCCGGCCTGGGCCTCGATCCTGGCCGCCCAGTACATCGCCGCGGCCAAGGCGGCCACCGCCCTGTCCGGCATGGACCATTCCACGGCGCTGGTGGCCTGCGCCGCGGCCATCACCGCCTACACCCTGCTCGGCGGCCAGAACTCGATCATGAAGAGCGATGTGGTCCAGTACGGCCTGGTCGCGGCCGGGCTCGGCCTGGCCCTGTACTACACGGCCACGGCCTCACCGATCTCCCTGGACGCGGTGGACCTGCAGTGGACCAACGAGGTGTTCCCGCTGTCCAAGTGGACCTATTTCATGCTCATCGTGGGCGGCAGCTACGTGGTCTGCCCCATGCTCTTCGGGCGGCTCTTCTCCGCCCGCACCGAAAGGCAGGCCAAGCGGGGGGCGTTGTTCGGCAGCCTCGGCATCGCCCTGTCCGCCGTGCTCATCGTCTGCATCGGCCTGTACGCCCGCGGCCTGGCCCCGGCCGGGACGGACGCGGACTCCATCCTGACCCAGGTCGTGCCCTCGGTCATGCCCGCCTGGGCCGGGACCGCCCTGCTCTTCGCCCTGCTCTCGGCCATCGTCTCCTCGGCCGATTCCTGCCTGATCACCGCGGCCACCATCCTGGAACACGACCTCATCGGCGGCAAAAGCACGGCCCGCTGCCGCCTGCTCATGCTCGGCATCGGCCTGGGCGCGCTGGTGGTTGCCAAATCCGGCGGCACCATCCTGTCCCTGCTCCTGGCGGCCAACGACATCTACGTCTGCGGCGTGGTTGCCCCCATGTTCGTGGCCATCCTGGCCTGGGGCAAACGGGCGATCAACCCGCGCACCATGCTCCTGGCCATGCTCGCCGGAGGTACGCTGGGCATCGCCGCCGCCTGGACCGGCCTCAAACTCTTCAGCTTCGCCGGAGTCGGCATCTCCCTCGCCCTCTCCGCCGCCGCCCTCCTCCCCCAACAAACCCCGGCCAAGGCCGAGGGAGCCTAA
- a CDS encoding TRAP transporter substrate-binding protein: MKRRDFLSKAAIAGLAGGTALLAACNDDTKKAEGPKAEAGQAAAPAQVGKTVHWKMVTTWPPKYPILQTGSEDLAKRIEVMSGGRMKIDVYAANELVPGLGVFDAVSQGTVECGSGSPYYWAGKDPACQWFSAVPFGLNAQGLNSWFYSGGGLDLWDEVYGQFNLIGRPMGNTGVQMAGWFNREINSIDDFKGLKMRIPGLGGKVIARAGGTVVLLPGGEIFTSLERGVIDATEWVGPMHDLRMGFYQAAKYYYTPGWHEGGSCLDVMFNRDKFNALPSDLKAICEAAAAQTNMQALCDFEAQNGAALKELVEKHHVEVRKLSPEILADLRVLAREVVAEEAAKSPMATKVAKGFNEFQKQWGSWADVSSRTYFDTMSIGV, from the coding sequence ATGAAGCGACGTGACTTTTTGAGCAAGGCGGCCATCGCCGGTCTTGCGGGCGGCACCGCCCTGCTGGCGGCCTGCAACGACGACACCAAGAAAGCCGAGGGCCCCAAGGCCGAGGCGGGCCAGGCCGCGGCTCCGGCCCAGGTCGGCAAGACCGTGCATTGGAAGATGGTCACCACCTGGCCGCCCAAGTACCCCATCCTGCAGACCGGCTCCGAGGACCTGGCCAAGCGGATCGAGGTCATGAGCGGCGGCCGCATGAAGATCGACGTCTACGCGGCCAACGAGTTGGTGCCCGGCCTGGGCGTGTTCGACGCCGTGTCCCAGGGCACCGTCGAGTGCGGCTCCGGCTCCCCCTACTATTGGGCGGGCAAGGACCCGGCGTGCCAGTGGTTTTCCGCCGTGCCCTTCGGCCTGAACGCCCAGGGCCTGAACTCCTGGTTCTACTCCGGCGGCGGCCTGGACCTGTGGGACGAGGTCTACGGACAGTTCAACCTGATCGGCCGCCCCATGGGCAACACCGGCGTGCAGATGGCGGGCTGGTTCAACCGCGAGATCAACTCCATCGACGATTTCAAGGGCCTCAAGATGCGCATCCCCGGCCTGGGCGGCAAGGTCATCGCCCGCGCGGGCGGTACGGTCGTGCTCCTGCCCGGCGGTGAGATCTTCACTTCGCTTGAGCGCGGCGTCATCGACGCCACCGAGTGGGTCGGCCCCATGCACGACCTGCGCATGGGCTTCTACCAGGCCGCCAAGTACTACTACACTCCGGGCTGGCACGAAGGCGGCAGTTGCCTCGACGTCATGTTCAACAGGGACAAGTTCAACGCCCTGCCCTCGGACCTCAAGGCCATCTGCGAGGCCGCCGCGGCGCAGACCAACATGCAGGCCCTGTGCGACTTCGAGGCCCAGAACGGCGCGGCCCTCAAGGAGCTGGTCGAGAAGCACCACGTCGAGGTCCGCAAGCTCTCCCCCGAGATTCTGGCCGACCTCCGCGTCCTGGCCCGCGAAGTGGTCGCCGAAGAGGCCGCCAAGTCGCCTATGGCCACCAAGGTCGCCAAGGGCTTCAACGAGTTCCAGAAGCAGTGGGGCTCCTGGGCCGACGTCTCCTCGCGCACCTACTTCGACACCATGTCCATCGGCGTGTAA
- a CDS encoding LexA family protein, giving the protein MNSCLHTALPSGRWVRAVARPDFGSRLAVPLAGESVPAGFPSPAEEYLEKRLDLNEHLVARPESTYFVRVSGDSMIGAGIHHGDLLVVDRSLDPKPGHVIIALVDGEFTVKRLRRTAIGLELAPENPEYGVIPLSEETDFQVWGVVLHVVHKV; this is encoded by the coding sequence ATGAATTCTTGTCTGCATACGGCACTCCCGTCGGGCCGCTGGGTCCGGGCGGTGGCCCGGCCGGATTTCGGGTCGCGACTGGCCGTGCCCCTGGCCGGGGAGTCGGTCCCGGCCGGGTTCCCGTCGCCCGCCGAGGAGTATCTGGAGAAGCGGCTGGACCTGAACGAGCACCTGGTGGCGCGTCCGGAGTCGACCTATTTCGTGCGCGTGTCCGGGGATTCCATGATCGGCGCGGGCATCCACCACGGTGACCTCCTGGTGGTGGACCGCTCCCTGGACCCCAAGCCGGGCCATGTCATTATTGCCTTGGTGGACGGGGAGTTCACGGTGAAAAGGCTGAGGCGGACGGCAATAGGCCTGGAGCTCGCTCCGGAGAACCCGGAGTATGGGGTGATTCCGCTCTCGGAGGAGACGGACTTCCAGGTCTGGGGCGTCGTCCTCCACGTAGTACATAAGGTTTAG
- a CDS encoding Y-family DNA polymerase — translation MASYALIDCNNFYASCERAFRPELNGRPVVVLSNNDGCVIARSSEAKAMEIAMGTPYFKCRSLMERRGVAVFSSNYALYGDMSARVMQTLSRFCPAVEVYSIDEAFCDLSGVPGGADAYARRVRATVLAWTGIPVSVGIGRTKTLAKLANRFAKKQPRSRGVFDLDASPDPDRVLRWTDIGDVWGIGPRHAKRLRALGVTDALKFRKLKRDWVQKKMTVTGLHTLLELRGFPCHGFQAGPADKKTIVSSRSFGHPVTRLDHMLEATAQYTTRAAEKLRKQGAVAANIMVYLQTNKFRLGQPQYSNTLSVPLPVATAHTPTLIRAAKSGMLRIFKEGYQYKKCGVMLSGLEPEHGRWLSLLALPPDHRPGDGPLMRAVDRVNQRWGRDTVSFAASGVTRDWRMKREMRSPRYTTVWEEILTVRAK, via the coding sequence ATGGCCAGTTATGCGTTGATTGACTGCAACAATTTTTATGCGTCGTGCGAGCGGGCGTTCCGGCCGGAGTTGAACGGGCGGCCGGTGGTGGTCTTGTCGAACAACGACGGGTGTGTGATCGCGCGGTCCTCAGAGGCCAAGGCCATGGAGATCGCCATGGGTACGCCGTATTTCAAGTGCCGGTCGTTGATGGAACGCCGGGGGGTGGCCGTGTTCTCGTCCAACTACGCGTTGTACGGGGACATGTCCGCGCGGGTGATGCAGACATTGTCGAGGTTCTGCCCGGCGGTGGAGGTCTATTCCATCGACGAGGCGTTCTGCGACCTGAGCGGCGTACCGGGCGGGGCCGACGCGTATGCGCGGCGGGTGCGGGCCACGGTCCTGGCCTGGACCGGCATCCCGGTGTCCGTGGGCATCGGCCGGACCAAAACCCTGGCCAAGTTGGCCAACCGGTTCGCCAAGAAACAGCCGCGCAGCCGGGGCGTGTTCGACCTTGACGCCAGCCCGGACCCGGACCGGGTGCTGCGCTGGACCGACATCGGCGACGTCTGGGGCATCGGCCCGCGCCACGCCAAGCGGCTGCGCGCCCTGGGCGTGACCGACGCGCTCAAATTCCGCAAGCTGAAACGGGACTGGGTCCAGAAGAAGATGACCGTCACCGGCCTGCACACGCTCCTGGAGTTGCGCGGCTTCCCCTGCCACGGCTTCCAGGCCGGTCCGGCGGACAAGAAGACCATCGTGTCGTCCCGCTCGTTCGGCCACCCGGTCACGCGGCTCGACCACATGCTCGAAGCCACCGCCCAATACACCACCCGCGCCGCCGAAAAACTGCGCAAACAGGGGGCCGTGGCCGCGAACATCATGGTCTACCTCCAGACCAACAAATTCAGGCTCGGCCAGCCCCAATATTCCAATACCCTGTCCGTGCCCCTGCCCGTGGCCACCGCCCATACCCCGACCCTGATACGGGCCGCCAAGAGCGGCATGCTGCGCATCTTCAAGGAGGGCTACCAGTACAAGAAATGCGGGGTCATGCTCTCGGGCCTGGAGCCCGAACACGGGCGCTGGCTCAGCCTGCTCGCCCTGCCGCCCGACCATCGGCCGGGAGACGGGCCGCTCATGCGCGCCGTGGACCGCGTCAACCAGCGCTGGGGCCGAGACACCGTGTCCTTCGCCGCCTCGGGCGTCACCCGCGACTGGCGCATGAAACGCGAAATGCGCTCACCTCGGTATACCACCGTCTGGGAGGAGATACTGACGGTGCGGGCCAAGTAG